TCACCACATCCTCTCTGTCCACCAGCACCAAGCGATGCACctacacagaaagagagttACAGGCCTCAAGAGACTCACAAACATCCAGTGTGTTCAACTTTTCACTGAGTGAAATCTAATAAAAGTTGGGTTGTTCTGGCATGGCCGACCTCTGCTTTGACGATTCTATCGATGACAGTCTCAAGGGTCTCATGGCCGTGGCATTTGATGACGCCCTCAATAAAACACGTTCGCCTCCGCACAGCCTCCCGCATGGTCATGTTGAGGTTGTTGTAGGACTTCTGTGCGGCAAGATTCTATACACAGTGTGCAACAGAgtgaatgcagagagagagagagagagagagagcaatacacaaacacatacagaaaactGTCTATTGCTACAACCGCTTTCATTAAAAGTTTCACTGTAAGATACTTAAAGCTAGatattgtaaaatgtatttaactgcatgaatatgaaaacattatctttcattcattcattttgagtATGAGCCTAGATACAACCCACACAGAATAGCTTTTCGGACAAATTCTCTAAGGATGGGGGTTTCTGAACACTGACAAATATATTCCCTGTACTTTATCCAATAATAAAGCACCACCTTGTGGATATGCTTAACTTTTGCATAATGAATAAGCTGATTTTGTTTATACTTATAAATCAAACTGAACCCTGATGAAACACAAAGGTCCCCTATTCTATTTTACTTACAATCACGTCGAATCTGGAGTACAGAGCCACAACCTTTCCTGAACAGAGACAAACAGTACATTTGTAAATCAAAACCCCTTCTTCAACAACTGTGTGAGTTTTCTAAACTTCATCTAAAACGTATGCTTATAAATGTATGCTATATGTAACTCCCAGTTCTTCTATACTGAACAGAAATAACTCTGGACATCTGCCAGGTAATATGTTCAGAAGGCCAGATAGAAGGTCAGGCTTTAGCATACCTTTGCTGTCAACAACTGGTAGAGCAGACACCCTCCgctccacaaacacagataagGCATCATAAAGTGTGGCAGTATCTTGCACGGTGGCAATGTCTTTAAAAGTCCCAATGCCAACCTCCTCCATGGTTTTCTGCAAGAATTGAGGCTTTGGTATCATAGCTCCCTATGTGACAGGAAAAATGAAATGCCTCCATCATCAAATCAGAGAAAAAGCATTGTAACTGTAATTCGGTCCAAGAAATGTTTAATACAGTTCTTACAAATATGTGAAGGAACTTGAGGATGCGCTTGTGTGTCAGAATGTGAAGCACACTTCCTGACTTTGGATCAATGACTGGTAGTCTGTGGATTTTGTGCTTCAGGAGGGAGAAGATGGCATCAAAGAGACtacagggagaggaggtgagactGGCAATCACTTTCCATGTCTGCCAACCACAACACAGTTAACAACAGTCCACAGGCTAGAGTTTGCCATGTAATTTCTAACATAACAATTTACAGTACAGATGTGTCACAAATGAGTGTGAGTCATTTCAGCTATCTAACCTCCAGTACTAAACAGAAAGTCAGTAAATCAACATTTTATGTTACTCATTGCCAAAGATAAAGTAAAGTCACTCTATGAAGTCCTGCTATTAAGAGGCCATGCCACTAAGCTGGACAGTACCTGGCATCAGGGGTGATACTGATGAGACAGCGGTTACAGCCCTGAAGACAAACATCTGATGAGGAGACAAACGAGACAATTACACAGTGAGACACTAGGGGCACGGTTGGCATGGGAATTCCCCAAAGTCACTCTGAACATAAAATATCCATTGACTGATGAGATAGGGCCGTACTGTAACGTGCCAGGGGCTAGAAGCGCATCCATTTGTGTAATAGTTGCCTCATAATACTTTGCagaatgttaatgttttaattCTGTGCCTAATGTTTTAAAATGGTGCAGTTTATCTCTCCATTTTTGGGTCTAATGTTGGTGTGCATTACTGTTATCATTTCCTCCGTGTCTTATGTCTAAgtcatgtctgtgtttaagACCTACCTTTTGTATCTTGTTCTGAGTGTGTTCTTTGCACTCCAGTGGTCATGCGGTGTATGGGGCACAGGAGTTGCACTAATAAAGCGCCATTTCCTGGGGTCGTGCGGTGTATGGGGCACGGGACTTGCCTTTAAACCTGAGACCTTTGAGTCCGCTTCCATCCTTCTGGGCTAGCTCGCCACAGTACTTAGCATGGGAAAATTCCCCACTGTGACTTTGACACATTATACTTAATGCAATAAGCAAGCAAATGAAATATGGTGTAACACAATGTGCAAAAAACAAAAGCTCTTCGTCTCCAAAGGTAAATGGTTGCTTGGTGTAACACATAACTCGCTAATGCGTTCTAAAAATAGGCCGTTCGCGCCATTCACAGTGACACAACACAATTAATCCAAAACATGGGTGAGAACAGATGTTAGTATCTCCGGGGCATTTACTTTGAGATGAATCACCTCTCCAAGTCTCAATCTTGTGTTCCTCCAGCTCATAGATCTGAACCTACAAGAGACGGCAACCAACATTACCCCGTTTGTTGTGTCTGTCCACAATGCATTATGCAACCTATTTCTCTTAGTTCCTTAACCACCTATTGTTTTCCACTGATACAAAACACTGTGTTGGACATTTTCAACTTAGTCTCAAATTAAAAATCAAAATGCCAGGTTGTCCTGTTTGCAATGGTTTTTAAATGTCACTGCACTTATGCATGGCAGTATGAGGAGCATACCAGGGGAGATGTGTAGTAGCGATGAAGAATATTGATAAAATCTGTGATGGTGAGCATACCTGtcaagaatgagagaaagaaaggaattaGATTTCAGAGATACACAGATATGGACACAACTCTGCCATTTCAACATGTTTGTCCACTGGCACATAAAGAGACATTTAGCCTACCCACGAATCTTTGCAACTTGTTGTCCCAAAGCGGAGCGGCCCTTAAGCCATTTGCCACTAGAGCAAAGAAGGCCTTCTTCACCTGTGCACAAAAATATCAACAATACATCATATTTTTATGGGCCTACCGAGTTGTCACACTATTTAATCTAAAATACTGCAGGAGAATCTGGACATTGCACACTCGCCACTCCATGGCAGTAGATGTATGTATAGGCGTCTAGGCGATGTATTCGTGTGTAGTATGTCTTAACCGTATGAAAATATTATgaacattgtatttgcttaTCGACTTAAGGGGGTGGTGCGAGGGAGAACCATGCAATGCTCACCTGTAGCGTGGTGTCAAATATGACCAGTTTACAACTTGTTGGCATGGCATCATAACAACAGTGCTTCTTCATGAAGTTCATGTACACCTCTGCATCAGGATCAGTGGCTGGGCAGAATGTCAGAAGATGGAGTGCTACATTTGCGTAACATGGAGTGGCCTACTTGTGGCAAATACCGGTGATATCCAAACCAAGCGTTTAGAGCGTTTAGCgtttaataaccttaaatgtGACATTATTTACCACTGAAATGGTTTAGCCAGTGTCCTACTTGCAATTTCTTGATCAACATACAAATTACAATGTTATGTGTGAAATGGCTACCTGTGTCGGTCTTGGGGAGTTCATCTTGAGATGCTACCTGTCCAAGAGACAATGTCATTAGGCCAGCAACCTGTAACCTAATCTCTATGACAGATACACGTATTTACGATCTCGTGTGCATGTATCAGTGGGAACTAGTCCACCCCTTGAGACCAAACTAGTAAAGGGCAACGTTAACTTTTAGGAATCGTACGGGTACTGTGACATTTGGCACGGCCCCAGTATTCACACCGACACCAATATCGTGAATACTTCACATAGCCAAATCTATCAGGCACATTTCTCACCAGCGTCCTACCTGCTTGGTAATTTCCATGCTGTGAATGTGTCCCGTGGAAACGCCGTGCCCCTGTCGATGTAGCCGAGCCTAGACTATGACCATGTCCGTTTCTCGGATCCTACAGAGCAGCAGGTCTAAATTAGGGGCAAGACTCAAAGGGTGGAATGCAGCTCCGAGTCCAACGCGAGGGTTACAGTGCGTAGGAAGTCGGTGACTTGTGGTACCGCACAAGACGTTGCAGGGTTAAAAGACAGGTGGTATTCGAAGTCAAACACGATGTTAAAAACAGCCGTAAAGTTGTCCGTTTTACATATGTCAGAGCGCTCGGGTGTTGGAACGTCAACGCGCCTACAGGTTGAACTATATTAGGCAACTGTGCTATGAGAAATATGCTGTTTAAGATATCCAAGCCCTCCCTCTTAAGGTGATAGAATCGCCAAAAGCATGAAAAATAGTCGTCCAAGATAAGGAATACTTTAAGATAAATACAGGTGAAAGGGAAATATTTGCGGCATTCTGGCATAGACTGTGACAGCAAAGCAGTAAAAGTATTCAGTAAAAGAGAAGATTTTATATATCAGGCATTCATGcaattaaagcagcaatacggagttctgttccaaaactagtaagctaacttcctaaaaggcatgcaaaaaccttgcaaccaccaccaacagcccagctgatactgatagaagcttgcaacacactaactggtgtcttttggcagttaaGCTGGCAATgacatgcgtgtgaaagcttttcttccattttttacAAGGAGGTGTACCAGCCCGTCACACAG
Above is a window of Clupea harengus chromosome 21, Ch_v2.0.2, whole genome shotgun sequence DNA encoding:
- the prkag3a gene encoding 5'-AMP-activated protein kinase subunit gamma-1 isoform X2, with protein sequence MEITKQVASQDELPKTDTATDPDAEVYMNFMKKHCCYDAMPTSCKLVIFDTTLQVKKAFFALVANGLRAAPLWDNKLQRFVGMLTITDFINILHRYYTSPLVQIYELEEHKIETWRGDSSQNVCLQGCNRCLISITPDASLFDAIFSLLKHKIHRLPVIDPKSGSVLHILTHKRILKFLHIFGAMIPKPQFLQKTMEEVGIGTFKDIATVQDTATLYDALSVFVERRVSALPVVDSKGKVVALYSRFDVINLAAQKSYNNLNMTMREAVRRRTCFIEGVIKCHGHETLETVIDRIVKAEVHRLVLVDREDVVKGIISLSDLLQAMVLTPAGFDWQ
- the prkag3a gene encoding 5'-AMP-activated protein kinase subunit gamma-3 isoform X6, translating into MNFMKKHCCYDAMPTSCKLVIFDTTLQVKKAFFALVANGLRAAPLWDNKLQRFVGMLTITDFINILHRYYTSPLVQIYELEEHKIETWRGDSSQNVCLQGCNRCLISITPDASLFDAIFSLLKHKIHRLPVIDPKSGSVLHILTHKRILKFLHIFGAMIPKPQFLQKTMEEVGIGTFKDIATVQDTATLYDALSVFVERRVSALPVVDSKGKVVALYSRFDVINLAAQKSYNNLNMTMREAVRRRTCFIEGVIKCHGHETLETVIDRIVKAEVHRLVLVDREDVVKGIISLSDLLQAMVLTPAGIDALFS
- the prkag3a gene encoding 5'-AMP-activated protein kinase subunit gamma-3 isoform X5, which translates into the protein MEITKQVASQDELPKTDTATDPDAEVYMNFMKKHCCYDAMPTSCKLVIFDTTLQVKKAFFALVANGLRAAPLWDNKLQRFVGMLTITDFINILHRYYTSPLVQIYELEEHKIETWRDVCLQGCNRCLISITPDASLFDAIFSLLKHKIHRLPVIDPKSGSVLHILTHKRILKFLHIFGAMIPKPQFLQKTMEEVGIGTFKDIATVQDTATLYDALSVFVERRVSALPVVDSKGKVVALYSRFDVINLAAQKSYNNLNMTMREAVRRRTCFIEGVIKCHGHETLETVIDRIVKAEVHRLVLVDREDVVKGIISLSDLLQAMVLTPAGIDALFS
- the prkag3a gene encoding 5'-AMP-activated protein kinase subunit gamma-1 isoform X1, which produces MEITKQVASQDELPKTDTATDPDAEVYMNFMKKHCCYDAMPTSCKLVIFDTTLQVKKAFFALVANGLRAAPLWDNKLQRFVGMLTITDFINILHRYYTSPLVQIYELEEHKIETWRGDSSQNVCLQGCNRCLISITPDASLFDAIFSLLKHKIHRLPVIDPKSGSVLHILTHKRILKFLHIFGAMIPKPQFLQKTMEEVGIGTFKDIATVQDTATLYDALSVFVERRVSALPVVDSKGKVVALYSRFDVINLAAQKSYNNLNMTMREAVRRRTCFIEGVIKCHGHETLETVIDRIVKAEVHRLVLVDREDVVKGIISLSDLLQAMVLTPAGIDALFS
- the prkag3a gene encoding 5'-AMP-activated protein kinase subunit gamma-1 isoform X3, which gives rise to MEITKQVASQDELPKTDTATDPDAEVYMNFMKKHCCYDAMPTSCKLVIFDTTLQVKKAFFALVANGLRAAPLWDNKLQRFVGMLTITDFINILHRYYTSPLVQIYELEEHKIETWRGDSSQNVCLQGCNRCLISITPDASLFDAIFSLLKHKIHRLPVIDPKSGSVLHILTHKRILKFLHIFGAMIPKPQFLQKTMEEVGIGTFKDIATVQDTATLYDALSVFVERRVSALPVVDSKGKVVALYSRFDVINLAAQKSYNNLNMTMREAVRRRTCFIEGVIKCHGHETLETVIDRIVKAEVHRLVLVDREDVVKGIISLSDLLQAMVLTPAEITCK
- the prkag3a gene encoding 5'-AMP-activated protein kinase subunit gamma-1 isoform X4, with the translated sequence MEITKQVASQDELPKTDTATDPDAEVYMNFMKKHCCYDAMPTSCKLVIFDTTLQVKKAFFALVANGLRAAPLWDNKLQRFVGMLTITDFINILHRYYTSPLVQIYELEEHKIETWRGDSSQNVCLQGCNRCLISITPDASLFDAIFSLLKHKIHRLPVIDPKSGSVLHILTHKRILKFLHIFGAMIPKPQFLQKTMEEVGIGTFKDIATVQDTATLYDALSVFVERRVSALPVVDSKGKVVALYSRFDVINLAAQKSYNNLNMTMREAVRRRTCFIEGVIKCHGHETLETVIDRIVKAEVHRLVLVDREDVVKGIISLSDLLQAMVLTPAGARI